A window from Dromaius novaehollandiae isolate bDroNov1 chromosome 1, bDroNov1.hap1, whole genome shotgun sequence encodes these proteins:
- the LOC135327496 gene encoding uncharacterized protein LOC135327496, whose amino-acid sequence MRVVFGRVEGGGRGGGACVEEKAKQESKVQVSPLLQEAAEEPALAAGVSCSPRKYVLGALLVSLITALPADDSGSAAPQLDARFEFLGNRTYVPQVTEASAASQGLEPLLKPQGDRRGLGDEKGAEDAAHRARQKQHLVFTAAVSGWVLFGVVLTCIVTSQLRKRKQEAVPANPAAASDGEEPSMEEGRAQPGSERKKDEFTLENENPSSSSTRLPILSRIKNLCIF is encoded by the exons atgcgagttgtgtttggaagagtgGAGGgcggaggaaggggaggtggtgcctgtgtggaagaaaaggcaaagcaggagagcaaggttcaggtgtctcctttgctgcaggaagctgcagaggagccagccctggctgctggtgtgAGCTG CAGCCCACGGAAATATGTACTGGGAGCTCTTCTTGTCTCTCTGattacagctctgcctgcagatgacagtggctctgcagctcctcagctgGATGCCCGTTTTGAGTTTCTGGGGAATCGCACCT atgtccctcaagtcactgaagcttctgcagcgtcacaggggctggagcctctgcttaagcctcagggagatcgcaggg gtcttggtgaTGAGAAAGGTGCAGAGGATGCAGCTCATAGAGCCCGACAAAAGCAGCATTTGGTCTTCACTGCCGCAGTCTCGGGTTGGGTGCTGTTTGGGGTAGTGCTGACTTGTATAGTCACTTCccagctgaggaagagaaaaca agaagcggtaccagctaaccctgccgctgcctctgaCGGAGaagagcccagtatggaggaaggcagagcacagccaggaagcgaaagaaaaaaggatgagtttactctagaaaatgaaaatcccagcagcagctccactcggcttcctattctaagcagaataaaaaacctgtgcatattctga